From Pantoea sp. Ep11b, the proteins below share one genomic window:
- a CDS encoding DsrE family protein — MRSVVSYALIAIIGGVVGAAVTQSGDIYDKVSRHFATEPQEAEGFWSTPAIEGYGKIHYEPDAAFKPVAGLSNKIVFQITRSDGAMTAPNLGLERVARVVNLYIASGVPADQLKFVVSVTGDATPAMLDNAHFRQFYGIDNPNLKLINELNQAGVKVSVCDQSVAFHHYPNNWIDKSVIHALSSPTTVSTLQNQGYAWLAM, encoded by the coding sequence ATGCGTTCAGTGGTTTCTTACGCGTTAATCGCCATTATTGGCGGCGTCGTTGGCGCGGCTGTCACTCAGAGTGGCGATATTTATGACAAAGTTTCACGCCATTTTGCAACCGAGCCTCAGGAAGCCGAAGGATTCTGGAGCACACCCGCCATTGAAGGATACGGCAAAATTCATTACGAGCCTGATGCCGCGTTTAAACCGGTCGCGGGCCTCAGTAATAAAATCGTTTTTCAGATCACCCGCAGCGACGGCGCCATGACCGCCCCTAATCTGGGACTGGAGCGCGTGGCGCGCGTGGTAAATCTCTATATCGCCTCGGGTGTCCCGGCGGATCAGCTGAAGTTTGTGGTTTCGGTCACCGGTGATGCGACCCCGGCCATGCTGGATAACGCCCATTTCAGACAGTTTTATGGCATCGACAATCCCAACCTCAAGCTGATTAATGAGCTGAATCAGGCGGGTGTGAAAGTCTCAGTCTGCGATCAGTCTGTGGCATTCCATCACTATCCGAATAACTGGATTGATAAATCGGTCATCCATGCGCTTTCCAGTCCGACCACCGTATCAACCCTGCAGAATCAGGGCTACGCGTGGCTGGCAATGTAA
- a CDS encoding neutral zinc metallopeptidase: MRWQGRRESDNVEDRRGQSSGFGGGGRQIRLPRGKGGIVILIVVAIAGYYGYDLTALLTGGEVAPTSQQQTRSVSANDEEAAKFTKVILATTEDTWDKLFRQMNKQYVAPKLVMYRGATRTGCGTGQSVMGPFYCPADQTVYIDLSFYDEMKTKLGAGGDFAQGYVIAHEVGHHVQKLLGIEPKVREMQQGASQKQVNQLSVKMELQADCFAGVWGHYMQQQNILEAGDLQEALNAAEAIGDDRLQQKGQGRVVPDSFTHGTSEQRYTWFKRGFDGGNPGQCDTFASN, translated from the coding sequence ATGCGCTGGCAAGGGCGTCGCGAAAGCGACAATGTAGAGGACCGTCGTGGTCAATCGTCCGGTTTTGGCGGCGGAGGCCGTCAGATTCGTCTGCCGCGCGGCAAAGGTGGCATTGTCATTCTGATTGTGGTGGCCATTGCCGGTTATTACGGCTACGACCTGACCGCGCTGCTGACGGGGGGCGAGGTGGCACCGACCAGTCAGCAGCAGACGCGCAGCGTCAGCGCCAATGATGAAGAGGCCGCGAAATTCACCAAAGTCATTCTGGCGACCACCGAAGATACCTGGGACAAACTGTTCCGGCAGATGAATAAACAGTATGTCGCCCCGAAACTGGTGATGTATCGCGGCGCAACCCGTACCGGCTGCGGCACCGGACAGTCGGTAATGGGGCCGTTCTACTGTCCTGCCGATCAGACCGTCTATATCGACCTCTCTTTCTATGACGAGATGAAAACTAAACTCGGCGCGGGCGGCGACTTTGCGCAGGGCTATGTCATCGCGCATGAAGTGGGCCATCACGTTCAGAAGCTGCTGGGTATTGAACCGAAAGTGCGTGAGATGCAGCAGGGCGCCAGTCAGAAACAGGTCAATCAGCTCTCTGTGAAGATGGAGCTGCAGGCAGACTGCTTTGCCGGCGTCTGGGGACACTATATGCAGCAGCAAAATATCCTTGAGGCGGGCGACCTGCAGGAAGCACTGAATGCCGCCGAGGCGATTGGTGATGACCGGCTGCAGCAGAAAGGTCAGGGCCGCGTCGTGCCGGACAGCTTTACCCACGGCACCTCCGAGCAGCGTTACACCTGGTTTAAGCGCGGTTTTGACGGTGGCAATCCGGGACAGTGCGACACCTTCGCCAGCAACTGA
- the purC gene encoding phosphoribosylaminoimidazolesuccinocarboxamide synthase gives MQKRAELYRGKAKTVYSTDNPDLLILEFRNDTSAGDGARIEQFDRKGMVNNKFNHFIMTKLQEAGIPTQMEALLSDTEALVKKLEMVPVECVVRNRAAGSLVKRLGVEEGMVLNPPLFDLFLKDDAKHDPMVNESYCETFGWVSRQNLARMQELTFKANDVLSKLFDDAGLILVDFKLEFGLFNGEVTLGDEFSPDGARLWDKETLDKMDKDRFRQSLGGVVEAYEAVAQRLGVTLD, from the coding sequence ATGCAAAAGCGAGCTGAGTTGTATCGCGGTAAAGCGAAAACCGTATACAGCACCGATAACCCGGATCTGCTGATACTCGAATTCCGCAATGATACGTCAGCAGGTGATGGCGCCCGAATCGAGCAGTTTGATCGCAAGGGAATGGTTAACAACAAGTTTAACCACTTCATCATGACCAAATTGCAGGAAGCGGGGATCCCGACCCAGATGGAAGCGCTGCTGTCGGATACCGAAGCGCTGGTGAAGAAGCTGGAGATGGTGCCCGTAGAGTGCGTGGTTCGCAACCGCGCCGCAGGCTCGCTGGTAAAACGTCTGGGCGTGGAAGAGGGAATGGTGCTCAATCCGCCGCTGTTTGATCTTTTCCTGAAGGATGATGCAAAGCATGACCCGATGGTCAACGAATCCTACTGCGAAACCTTCGGCTGGGTCAGCAGACAGAACCTGGCGCGTATGCAGGAGCTGACCTTTAAAGCTAACGACGTGCTGAGCAAACTGTTCGACGATGCGGGCCTGATCCTGGTCGACTTCAAGCTGGAGTTTGGCCTGTTTAACGGCGAAGTGACGCTGGGCGATGAGTTTTCGCCAGACGGTGCCCGCCTGTGGGACAAAGAGACGCTCGACAAAATGGATAAAGATCGCTTCCGTCAGAGCCTCGGCGGCGTGGTGGAAGCCTATGAAGCGGTCGCGCAGCGTCTGGGTGTCACACTCGACTGA
- a CDS encoding tRNA(Met) cytidine acetyltransferase TmcA, translating into MPLQRLTQEMEQAGVRRLAVISGDPAWCLSQAAEWRHTLAGDWPIVSPAPLFADPADAPALHVPPAAVRTLLGREFRHALFDARYGFHAEAFAALAGTLTAGSWLLLLVPPWDQWPQQPDGDSLRWGDVASPIATPHFVHHLQQLITADDQLLLARQHQPCRFPSRPAWPRWHCQAPQQQRAILDQLMAMPSGVAVLTAARGRGKSALAGMLARQAGACLVTAPARASTTVLAAFAAEQFHFMAPDALLALETPPAAEWLIVDEAAAIPAPLLQALVGRYPRVLLTTTVQGYEGSGRGFILKFCAGLADVHYFTLDEPLRWSRADPLEQWLNQALLFEDAAAVEPASAAPVTPQRVAPGDFSALEAAYRLLTSAHYRTSPLDLRRLLDAPGMQLWRAGSLSALQGALWLVEEGGLEPDLAQAVWAGTRRPRGNLVAQSLAAHAGLPEAATLRSLRISRIAVAAESRRQGIGQQLVAAAASAAAGHDYLSVSFGYTHSLWAFWRACGFTLVRIGTQREASSGCYAAMAMRPCSAAGNALQRRAVAQLARDWPRMQHFLELELTLETVADDGLNDQDIQLAAGFAWAQRPLEASLPVLQRLVEAAAVPDPLLLAAVTTPDALSELAQQAGVSGRKALIAVLRQRAAAGLHSLGVTAEQLCLPLK; encoded by the coding sequence ATGCCTTTGCAGCGTCTGACGCAGGAGATGGAACAGGCCGGTGTGCGTCGTCTGGCGGTGATCAGCGGCGACCCGGCCTGGTGTTTATCGCAGGCGGCAGAGTGGCGTCACACGCTCGCGGGTGACTGGCCGATCGTCAGTCCGGCACCGCTATTTGCGGATCCGGCTGACGCACCGGCTCTGCACGTACCGCCTGCTGCGGTTCGCACGCTGCTTGGCCGTGAATTTCGTCATGCCCTGTTCGACGCCCGTTACGGCTTTCACGCCGAGGCGTTCGCGGCGCTGGCCGGTACGCTCACCGCCGGAAGCTGGCTCCTGCTGCTGGTGCCGCCCTGGGATCAGTGGCCGCAGCAGCCCGATGGTGACAGCCTGCGCTGGGGGGACGTTGCCAGCCCCATCGCCACGCCGCATTTTGTTCATCATCTGCAACAGCTCATCACGGCGGACGACCAGCTCCTGCTGGCGCGTCAGCATCAGCCCTGCCGGTTTCCGTCCCGGCCCGCGTGGCCGCGATGGCACTGCCAGGCACCGCAGCAGCAGCGGGCGATACTCGATCAGCTAATGGCTATGCCCTCGGGTGTGGCGGTACTGACCGCGGCGCGGGGCCGCGGTAAATCGGCGCTGGCGGGAATGCTGGCGCGCCAGGCGGGTGCCTGTCTGGTCACGGCCCCCGCCAGAGCCTCCACGACGGTGCTGGCTGCCTTTGCCGCTGAGCAGTTTCACTTTATGGCACCGGATGCGCTGCTGGCGCTGGAGACGCCGCCCGCGGCGGAGTGGCTGATTGTGGATGAGGCTGCGGCCATCCCGGCGCCGTTGCTGCAGGCGCTGGTCGGCCGCTATCCCCGCGTTCTGCTGACGACCACCGTTCAGGGCTACGAAGGCAGCGGGCGCGGCTTTATCCTGAAATTCTGCGCCGGACTGGCGGACGTGCACTATTTTACGCTGGATGAGCCTCTGCGCTGGTCGCGTGCCGACCCGCTGGAGCAGTGGCTGAATCAGGCGCTGCTGTTTGAGGATGCGGCGGCGGTCGAACCGGCATCCGCTGCGCCGGTCACGCCGCAGCGGGTAGCACCGGGCGATTTCAGCGCGCTGGAGGCCGCTTACCGTCTGCTCACCAGCGCACACTATCGCACCTCGCCGCTCGATCTGCGCCGCCTGCTGGATGCGCCCGGTATGCAGTTGTGGCGCGCTGGCTCGCTGTCCGCCCTGCAGGGCGCGCTCTGGCTGGTGGAGGAGGGCGGGCTGGAGCCGGACCTGGCGCAGGCGGTCTGGGCGGGCACCCGGCGACCCCGGGGCAATCTGGTAGCGCAGTCGCTGGCGGCACATGCGGGACTGCCGGAGGCGGCGACCCTGCGGTCGCTGCGGATCAGCCGCATAGCCGTGGCGGCGGAGAGCCGTCGTCAGGGCATCGGGCAGCAGCTGGTGGCTGCCGCGGCCAGCGCGGCCGCCGGGCACGACTATCTTTCCGTCAGCTTCGGCTACACTCATTCACTCTGGGCCTTCTGGCGCGCCTGTGGTTTTACGCTGGTGCGGATAGGTACCCAGCGTGAAGCCAGCAGCGGCTGCTACGCCGCGATGGCGATGCGGCCCTGTTCGGCGGCGGGCAACGCATTGCAGCGCCGCGCCGTCGCGCAGCTGGCGCGCGACTGGCCACGGATGCAACACTTTCTTGAGCTGGAACTGACGCTGGAAACCGTCGCGGATGACGGCCTGAACGATCAGGATATTCAGCTGGCCGCCGGTTTTGCCTGGGCGCAGCGGCCACTGGAAGCAAGCCTGCCGGTGCTGCAGCGTCTGGTGGAGGCTGCTGCCGTGCCCGATCCGCTGCTGCTGGCGGCGGTGACAACCCCTGACGCGCTTAGCGAACTCGCTCAGCAGGCGGGCGTCAGCGGACGTAAAGCGCTGATTGCGGTGCTGCGTCAGCGAGCTGCAGCCGGACTCCATTCCCTGGGTGTGACAGCGGAGCAGCTCTGCCTGCCGTTGAAATAA
- the dapA gene encoding 4-hydroxy-tetrahydrodipicolinate synthase: MFTGSIVALVTPMDDSGNVCRSSLKKLIDYHVASGTAAIVSVGTTGESATLSHEEHGDVVMLTLELADGRIPVIAGTGANATAEGISLTKRFEHSGVVGCLTVTPYYNRPTQEGLFQHFKAIANSTSLPQMLYNVPSRTGCDMLPETVARLAEIKNIIGIKEATGNLSRVSQIQELVDDDFILVSGDDATALDFMQLGGKGVISVTANVAAREMAELCQLAQQGNFVEARRLNQRLMHLHQTLFCEPNPIPVKWAAKQLGLIANDTLRLPMTPLTAAGQPKVEQALVKAGLR; this comes from the coding sequence ATGTTTACGGGAAGTATTGTTGCACTCGTTACGCCAATGGATGACAGCGGTAATGTCTGCCGGTCGAGTCTGAAAAAACTGATTGATTATCATGTCGCCAGCGGCACCGCGGCGATCGTTTCCGTGGGCACCACAGGCGAATCCGCTACCCTGAGCCATGAAGAACATGGTGATGTGGTGATGCTGACCCTGGAACTGGCCGATGGCCGTATTCCGGTGATTGCCGGAACCGGCGCCAACGCCACCGCTGAAGGCATCTCTCTGACGAAGCGTTTTGAACATTCCGGTGTGGTGGGCTGCCTGACCGTCACGCCTTATTACAACCGCCCGACGCAGGAAGGGTTGTTCCAGCACTTTAAAGCCATCGCGAACAGCACCAGCCTGCCGCAGATGCTCTACAACGTGCCTTCACGCACCGGGTGTGACATGCTGCCGGAAACCGTCGCCCGCCTGGCCGAAATCAAAAATATTATCGGAATCAAAGAGGCGACCGGGAACTTATCGCGGGTTAGTCAGATCCAAGAGCTGGTTGATGACGATTTCATTCTGGTCAGTGGCGATGACGCGACTGCACTGGACTTTATGCAACTGGGCGGCAAAGGCGTCATTTCGGTGACGGCAAACGTGGCTGCGCGCGAAATGGCTGAACTGTGTCAACTCGCACAGCAGGGCAATTTCGTCGAGGCTCGCCGCCTGAATCAGCGTCTGATGCACCTGCACCAGACGCTTTTCTGTGAACCCAATCCTATCCCGGTGAAATGGGCTGCGAAACAGCTAGGATTAATCGCTAACGACACGCTGCGTCTGCCAATGACGCCACTGACTGCAGCCGGCCAGCCGAAAGTGGAGCAGGCGCTGGTGAAAGCGGGTTTGCGATAA
- a CDS encoding DsrE family protein, whose protein sequence is MRPAALVVMAAVAGFIGGNVLQLPALFDKVSGKVADNKAEPADFWSTPAIEGYGKIHYVDTPAFKPGTTAGLSNKIVFQINHNEGDIRKPNLGLERVARVTNLYYAAGVPLDQLKFVVSINGDAVSSALNNAQFSKAYGVDNPNLKLISELKKAGVQVTICDQSVAFHQLERNWIDPMVTHTISSGTTVATLENSGYAFLML, encoded by the coding sequence ATGCGTCCAGCAGCGTTAGTGGTCATGGCGGCCGTGGCCGGATTTATCGGGGGCAACGTTTTACAGTTGCCGGCGTTATTTGACAAAGTCAGCGGCAAAGTAGCAGATAATAAAGCTGAGCCTGCTGATTTCTGGAGTACGCCAGCCATTGAAGGCTACGGAAAAATACATTATGTCGATACGCCCGCGTTTAAACCCGGCACCACCGCTGGTCTGAGTAATAAAATTGTTTTCCAGATCAACCATAATGAAGGGGATATCCGCAAGCCGAATCTGGGGCTGGAGCGCGTGGCACGCGTTACTAACCTCTATTATGCGGCGGGTGTACCACTCGACCAGCTGAAATTTGTGGTCTCGATTAATGGCGATGCGGTTTCTTCAGCCCTGAATAATGCGCAGTTCAGCAAAGCCTACGGCGTGGATAACCCGAACCTGAAGCTGATTAGCGAACTGAAAAAAGCGGGCGTGCAGGTCACCATCTGCGACCAGTCAGTGGCGTTTCATCAGCTTGAGCGCAACTGGATCGACCCGATGGTTACACACACCATCTCCAGCGGCACCACTGTGGCGACACTGGAAAACAGCGGCTACGCCTTCCTGATGCTGTAA
- a CDS encoding sensor domain-containing diguanylate cyclase has protein sequence MLKLFRPKADLRNLIALLVIVSIVITLANTLYATWRVQRQVLIDTTLEANRAYAAKLASTSEIFFQLAQSQLHYSANQLSRDFYNDALLKSEVNRLREQTTSFNSVAVVDAQGMVKAISPESLTLQGIRLTSDASREALTLRQPIISKPTLSAANNLLVFVSWPIWSADGDYLGYVGGTIYLKKKSILNALLGEQFYRDGTTVYVLDSNNEVLYHQNRQLIGKILPAIVSPRDEQTNGSLILDGSGESMQLAGFAVVPTTGWTVVALKPINTTLNPLSGLLMKVLKNSVPFALLTLLVAVVLARLIARPLFQLARKASRMDVQGVSKEIGGITAWYFEAAQVKRALLTGIGLVQDKIGRLNSEAQTDPLTQLLNRRGLNAVLEYYRTLRQPFAVLALDIDHFKNVNDSWGHDVGDRVIQQVASTLRASARQSDVVCRNGGEEFLMLLPGTSLDEAQIIAERVRLGIAEAWLTDVGRITLSIGVAAWNGSAEGGLEGSLKQADAALYQAKNAGRNCVIVAAS, from the coding sequence ATGCTAAAGCTCTTTCGGCCCAAGGCCGATTTGCGCAATCTGATCGCCCTGCTGGTGATTGTCAGCATTGTCATCACGCTGGCAAACACGCTTTACGCCACCTGGCGGGTACAGCGGCAGGTGCTGATTGATACCACGCTCGAAGCTAACCGGGCCTATGCCGCCAAGCTGGCTTCCACCAGCGAAATTTTCTTCCAGCTGGCGCAGTCCCAGCTCCATTACAGCGCCAATCAGCTGAGCCGTGACTTTTACAATGATGCGCTGCTGAAAAGCGAGGTTAACCGCCTTCGTGAACAGACCACCAGTTTCAACTCGGTGGCGGTGGTAGATGCGCAGGGGATGGTTAAAGCGATTTCGCCGGAATCACTGACGCTGCAGGGAATACGTCTTACCAGCGACGCCTCGCGGGAAGCGCTGACCCTGCGGCAGCCGATCATCAGTAAGCCAACGCTTTCTGCCGCCAATAATCTGCTGGTGTTTGTCTCCTGGCCAATCTGGAGCGCCGATGGCGACTATCTCGGCTATGTCGGCGGCACGATCTATCTGAAGAAAAAAAGCATTCTGAATGCGCTGCTGGGTGAGCAGTTCTACCGGGATGGCACCACGGTTTATGTGCTCGACAGCAATAATGAGGTGCTCTATCACCAGAATCGTCAGCTGATAGGCAAAATTCTGCCCGCCATTGTCAGCCCCCGTGACGAGCAGACCAATGGGTCGCTGATACTCGACGGCTCCGGGGAATCCATGCAGCTGGCCGGATTTGCAGTGGTGCCGACGACAGGCTGGACGGTGGTGGCGCTGAAGCCAATCAATACGACGCTGAATCCGCTCTCGGGCCTGTTGATGAAAGTGCTGAAAAACTCGGTCCCCTTTGCGCTGCTGACCCTGCTGGTCGCCGTGGTGCTGGCGCGACTGATTGCCCGTCCGCTTTTCCAGCTGGCCCGCAAAGCCAGCCGGATGGATGTGCAGGGGGTCTCGAAGGAGATTGGCGGCATCACCGCATGGTATTTCGAGGCGGCGCAGGTCAAGCGGGCGCTGCTCACCGGCATCGGTCTGGTGCAGGATAAAATCGGCCGTCTTAACTCGGAAGCGCAGACCGATCCGCTGACCCAGTTGCTGAATCGCCGGGGGCTTAACGCGGTGCTGGAGTACTACCGCACGCTGCGTCAGCCATTTGCGGTGCTGGCACTGGATATCGACCACTTCAAAAACGTTAACGACAGCTGGGGACACGACGTAGGCGATCGGGTCATTCAGCAGGTGGCGAGCACGCTGCGGGCCAGCGCCCGTCAGTCTGATGTGGTGTGTCGCAACGGCGGAGAGGAGTTTCTGATGCTGCTGCCTGGAACGTCACTGGATGAGGCGCAGATCATCGCAGAGCGCGTGCGGCTTGGCATCGCAGAAGCGTGGCTCACCGATGTCGGCAGGATCACCCTCTCTATCGGCGTGGCGGCCTGGAACGGGTCAGCGGAGGGGGGGCTGGAAGGCAGCTTAAAACAGGCGGATGCGGCGCTTTATCAGGCGAAAAATGCCGGGCGCAACTGCGTGATTGTTGCGGCGTCCTGA
- a CDS encoding glycine cleavage system transcriptional repressor, whose translation MSPSQPHHLVITALGVDRPGIVNTITRHVSSCGCNIEDSRLAMLGDEFTFIMLLSGSWNAITLIESTLPLKGAELELLIVMKRTNARLRPPMPDTAFIQVEVADSPHTIERFTDLIDKHQMNVAELVSRIIPAQRELPPTLYIQMTAHCPTRTSGTTFEQAFNALCQELNAQGSLRLYSASDADSSESVSAVR comes from the coding sequence TTGTCGCCATCTCAGCCCCATCATCTGGTGATCACCGCCCTCGGTGTTGACCGTCCGGGTATCGTCAATACCATTACCCGACACGTCAGCAGCTGCGGTTGCAATATCGAAGATAGCCGTCTTGCCATGCTTGGGGATGAGTTCACCTTTATTATGCTGCTGTCGGGCAGCTGGAACGCCATTACGCTGATTGAGTCGACGTTGCCGCTGAAAGGCGCAGAGCTGGAACTGCTGATCGTGATGAAGCGCACCAATGCCCGGCTGCGTCCGCCAATGCCCGACACCGCGTTTATTCAGGTTGAGGTCGCCGATTCGCCGCATACCATTGAACGCTTTACCGATCTGATCGATAAACATCAGATGAATGTGGCGGAACTGGTGTCGCGCATTATACCCGCGCAGCGCGAATTGCCGCCAACGCTCTATATTCAAATGACAGCCCATTGTCCGACACGGACCAGCGGCACAACGTTTGAGCAGGCGTTTAACGCGCTCTGTCAGGAGCTGAATGCGCAGGGGTCGCTACGCCTCTATAGCGCATCAGATGCCGACAGCAGCGAATCTGTGAGCGCAGTACGCTAA
- the bcp gene encoding thioredoxin-dependent thiol peroxidase, whose product MNPLKAGDTAPAFSLPDQDGEHVNLTDFQGQRVLVYFYPKAMTPGCTVQACGLRDNMDELKKAGVEVLGISTDKPEKLSRFAEKELLNFTLLSDENHEVCQAFGVWGEKTFMGKTYDGIHRISFLVDAEGKVEKVFDNFKTSNHHDMVLEYVKSA is encoded by the coding sequence ATGAATCCACTGAAAGCCGGAGATACCGCACCCGCATTTAGCCTGCCCGATCAGGATGGTGAACACGTAAATCTGACCGACTTCCAGGGACAGCGCGTTCTGGTCTACTTCTACCCGAAGGCGATGACACCGGGCTGCACCGTGCAGGCGTGCGGTCTGCGTGACAATATGGATGAGTTGAAGAAAGCGGGCGTGGAAGTGCTGGGTATCAGCACTGACAAACCAGAAAAACTGTCACGCTTTGCTGAAAAAGAGCTGCTGAACTTTACCCTGCTCTCAGATGAGAATCATGAAGTCTGCCAGGCGTTTGGCGTCTGGGGTGAAAAAACGTTCATGGGGAAAACCTATGACGGTATTCATCGCATCAGCTTCCTGGTCGATGCTGAAGGCAAGGTTGAAAAAGTCTTTGATAACTTTAAAACCTCGAATCATCATGACATGGTGCTGGAGTACGTTAAGTCAGCCTGA
- the bamC gene encoding outer membrane protein assembly factor BamC — protein sequence MNYSVKRSTVATVVGLSTLMLLSACSSDQRYKRQVSGDESYLEASQLSELKAPAGMILPVQRGDYDVPRTASQAPVGKQLDIRPPAQPLALMNGTRAQFSNNSGALMIENSRGSVWPQLVNVVQSYNFPIASRNDAGQQLTTDWVQWNRADEDQQYRGRYQISVQSQSYQQQVTVRLLELQQAGKTVTSPVQIQRYTAQMLNDLSTGLDKIETASENAASGRVTGSIDVQSGADDTGLPMLILRSPYNTAWQRLPDAMKRVGMEVTDTTRSTGSMKVTYKSLSSSEWDEIGAKDPELPNGDYKVQVGDLDNRTSLQFIDPKGHVLTQSQNDALVAVFQAALNK from the coding sequence ATGAATTACTCAGTAAAGCGGTCAACAGTCGCCACAGTAGTGGGCCTTTCTACTCTGATGCTGTTGTCGGCCTGTTCCAGCGATCAGCGTTATAAACGTCAGGTCAGCGGCGACGAATCTTATCTTGAAGCCAGCCAGTTGAGCGAACTCAAAGCGCCTGCCGGCATGATCCTGCCGGTTCAGCGCGGTGACTATGACGTGCCGCGCACCGCCAGCCAGGCACCGGTCGGCAAACAGCTCGACATTCGTCCGCCAGCCCAGCCGCTGGCGCTGATGAACGGCACCCGCGCACAGTTCAGCAACAACAGCGGCGCACTGATGATTGAAAACAGCCGGGGTTCAGTCTGGCCTCAGCTCGTTAACGTTGTACAGTCTTACAACTTCCCTATCGCTTCACGTAATGATGCAGGCCAGCAGCTGACGACCGACTGGGTGCAGTGGAACCGCGCCGATGAAGACCAGCAGTATCGTGGTCGTTACCAGATCAGCGTGCAGTCCCAGAGCTATCAGCAGCAGGTGACCGTGCGTCTGCTGGAACTGCAGCAGGCGGGTAAAACCGTCACTTCGCCGGTGCAGATCCAGCGTTACACCGCACAGATGCTGAACGATCTCAGTACCGGTCTGGATAAGATCGAAACGGCCAGTGAAAACGCCGCCTCCGGCCGCGTGACCGGATCGATTGACGTGCAGAGCGGCGCGGACGACACCGGCCTGCCGATGCTGATCCTGCGGTCACCGTACAACACGGCCTGGCAGCGTCTGCCGGATGCGATGAAGCGTGTCGGCATGGAAGTCACGGATACCACCCGCTCAACCGGCAGCATGAAGGTGACCTATAAGTCACTGAGCAGCAGCGAATGGGATGAGATTGGCGCGAAAGATCCTGAATTGCCGAACGGCGATTACAAGGTGCAGGTCGGCGATCTCGACAACCGCACCAGTCTGCAATTCATCGACCCGAAAGGGCATGTGCTGACCCAGTCGCAGAACGATGCGCTGGTGGCCGTGTTCCAGGCGGCGCTGAACAAATAA